From one Streptococcus oralis genomic stretch:
- a CDS encoding DUF7720 family protein — translation MNNLNIDLSVNVTYSVPILKNEYTVKLLLLLDFKVEDKDLLDYLVPTWKYRDLVLHVAQMHKMEKQWKI, via the coding sequence ATGAACAATTTAAATATTGATCTTAGTGTAAACGTGACTTATAGTGTACCAATACTCAAGAATGAATACACAGTTAAGTTATTGCTCCTATTAGATTTTAAAGTAGAGGATAAAGACTTGCTAGATTATTTGGTACCAACCTGGAAGTATCGTGATCTAGTACTTCATGTGGCACAAATGCATAAAATGGAAAAACAGTGGAAGATATGA
- a CDS encoding Abi family protein codes for MTDKPSITYSQQLDRMRRKGILIENDKLAMEVLQSISYYGIVNGYKDIFGVYFDEDFQIERFKEEVQFSSIHSIFLLDQALNNLLFKYIIYIEKSLKTKLSYKIAHKYTTEFDSYLDYTKYRSNGSLDRKSEIQNIRNQIENNKNSASIQHYRERHDTIPPWVATSGIYFGTAINWYKICQDDIKEYIANQFFVSFSIDDESAKEMLVSMLSLLQEYRNNIAHGNRTFLSNVTSELTKDILLSLFPEGVLTEREYHKGIGQKDLFAVILSIAVLINDPLVFRQYIYDFGTMFRNKDFNPNLKYSPRGNLYETLNIPEDFLDRIAIVYNLKFKN; via the coding sequence GTGACTGATAAACCCAGCATAACATATTCCCAGCAGTTAGATAGAATGAGAAGAAAGGGAATACTTATTGAAAATGATAAGCTAGCAATGGAAGTTCTTCAAAGTATATCATACTATGGAATAGTAAATGGTTATAAAGATATTTTTGGAGTATATTTCGATGAAGATTTTCAAATAGAAAGATTTAAAGAAGAAGTACAATTCTCGTCTATTCATAGTATTTTCCTTCTGGATCAAGCATTGAATAACTTATTGTTTAAGTATATTATATACATTGAAAAATCATTAAAAACGAAATTATCTTATAAGATTGCTCATAAGTATACTACAGAATTTGATTCATATTTAGATTATACAAAATATAGATCTAATGGAAGCTTAGATAGAAAATCTGAAATTCAAAACATAAGAAATCAAATTGAAAACAACAAAAACAGCGCTTCAATTCAGCATTATCGGGAGAGACATGATACAATCCCTCCTTGGGTTGCAACCAGCGGCATATATTTTGGGACTGCAATTAATTGGTATAAAATCTGTCAGGATGATATAAAAGAATACATAGCAAATCAATTTTTTGTAAGTTTTTCAATTGATGATGAAAGCGCAAAAGAGATGCTTGTTTCTATGTTATCTCTTTTACAAGAATACCGAAACAATATTGCACATGGGAATAGAACATTTTTATCTAATGTCACTAGTGAATTAACTAAGGATATATTGCTATCATTGTTCCCAGAGGGAGTATTAACTGAAAGAGAATACCACAAAGGTATTGGGCAAAAAGATTTATTTGCGGTAATATTATCAATTGCGGTTTTGATAAATGATCCATTAGTATTTCGCCAATATATTTATGATTTCGGTACAATGTTTAGAAATAAAGATTTTAACCCTAATTTAAAATATTCCCCTAGAGGGAATTTATACGAAACATTAAATATTCCAGAAGATTTCTTAGATAGAATAGCAATAGTATATAATCTAAAATTTAAAAATTAA
- a CDS encoding YjcQ family protein — protein MAKNDYWVIVYKILSYYFQKMKHGEPADENEINASALEIPYLYLMDVYRNLFDDGFLTGTCVTGDMSGNVYIENLSLVRITTKGIEYLEDNSKMKQAYKILKEIKDWIPGM, from the coding sequence ATGGCAAAAAATGATTATTGGGTAATTGTTTATAAAATTCTTAGTTATTATTTTCAGAAAATGAAGCATGGAGAGCCAGCCGATGAAAATGAAATAAACGCTTCAGCTCTAGAAATCCCCTATCTTTACTTAATGGATGTCTATCGTAATTTATTTGATGATGGATTTTTGACAGGTACTTGTGTAACTGGAGACATGTCTGGAAATGTGTATATTGAGAATTTGTCTCTTGTTAGAATTACAACTAAAGGTATTGAATATTTGGAGGACAACTCTAAAATGAAACAGGCTTATAAAATTTTGAAAGAAATAAAAGATTGGATACCTGGAATGTAG